Proteins encoded in a region of the Fusarium falciforme chromosome 6, complete sequence genome:
- a CDS encoding Vacuolar-sorting protein SNF8, with amino-acid sequence MSRKGVGLAAFDRSRLTSAHYASHGSSLRASNAQALETQLAVFRSLLQQFANTHARDIRSDPAFRAQFARMCAAIGVDPLASSNSSAEGGGGGSSSIWAQLLGKTVNDFYFELAVRIVEVCGATRGENGGLIGLAELRERVAAGRMDGADPIADDDVRRAVQTLAPLGGSYAVVKVGRKEYIRSVPRELNDDQVAVVEAVQVLGYVSVGMLSDNLGWDRARAKTVIDDLVAGGMLWVDKQTKGEWEYWSPGFMADAGGAEEGG; translated from the coding sequence ATGTCCCGCAAGGGCGTCGGCCTCGCCGCCTTCGACCGCTCCCGCCTCACATCCGCCCACTACGCCTCTCACGGCTCATCCCTCCGCGCCAGCAATGCCCAAGCCCTCGAGACCCAGCTCGCCGTCTTCCGCTCCCTCCTGCAGCAGTTCGCCAACACGCACGCCCGCGACATCCGCTCCGACCCTGCCTTTCGCGCCCAGTTCGCCCGCATGTGCGCCGCCATCGGCGTCGATCCCCTCgcgagcagcaacagcagtgCAGAGGGAGGCGGCGGGGGTTCGTCTTCTATCTGGGCGCAGTTGCTCGGCAAGACGGTTAATGATTTCTACTTTGAGCTTGCTGTGAGGATTGTAGAGGTCTGTGGCGCTACGCGTGGTGAGAATGGTGGCCTCATCGGTCTTGCGGAGTTGAGGGAGCGTGTTGCTGCTGGTCGCATGGATGGTGCAGACCCCATAGCCGATGACGACGTCCGCCGCGCCGTGCAGACCCTCGCGCCTCTCGGTGGTTCCTACGCCGTTGTAAAAGTTGGTCGCAAGGAATATATTCGGAGCGTACCCCGCGAGCTCAACGACGATCAGGTTGCCGTCGTCGAGGCAGTGCAGGTTCTAGGCTACGTGAGCGTGGGCATGCTGAGTGATAACCTGGGCTGGGACCGCGCACGAGCAAAGACCGTCATCGATGATCTTGTCGCTGGAGGGATGCTGTGGGTGGACAAGCAGACAAAGGGCGAGTGGGAGTACTGGAGCCCAGGCTTCATGGCCGACGCGGGGGGTGCtgaggagggaggatga